CGGGCCTCTGTGTCCCAAATAAGGCTAAAGGAAGTTAGGAAGGGACATGGCTGTAGGCACACAATTTCTGTCTCGTAGGTATGTAGTAAATAGGGTTAGCACTCACCCAACCATTATGATGCCTGGTTGTCCCTACTGAGGAGGGACTTGGAAATCCCTAGTATCATCCCCCACCACCAGGTGAGCCTGGTAAACTCTGGGTTTAGGCCTTTGTAGCCACAGAGGACTCCACCTGAGGCACATTGCTGATTACTGTGCTGATTACACAGTAAGTCCCATCGGGAGACTGCGTGGCAATCAGATTTCACTCTGGTTGTAAAATCCTCTGCCTAGTTCCTGTCCTTGGGTGTCCCCACGTTCCCAGGTCATTGCAATGAAAAGAGCAAAGCACTGTCTAATCCAAAGAAGGAAGGTAATCCTAATTTTGACAGGCCCTTAAACATAAAGGCAGGTTTTAAACAAATGAAGAACACATTCTTAAAGTAACAGCTTGTCAGTGATCCCTGAATGCCAGGCACCacatttaaatgtatattatCTTATTAACCCTTACACCAGTCCTATGAGGAAGATAGTAttgttatctttattttacaggtgagggaaCTGAGGTGCAGATGTACAGGAACTTGCCTGATGCCCGCAGTTCATTAGTGGCAGCCTTAGCATTCAAACTCAGTTTATGCTGATATCCACCCATTATACTGCCTTAAAGAAAAATTACCAACTGTGATTAAAAGGTTGTACAGGAACCTAATTGCAATATAACTTATTTGTTAGTAAACAAATCCAAAGTGCTGGGAAACTGCTTGTCCTAGTGGTTTAAACAATCTCCCTGATATCAAACTTAAGCTCTTGTTTTGCAAactgccctccctctccctccacaACCCAATCGGTggtaaaatacatttttcagcCACTCAGCTTCTTTCTGTACATCCAAATTAGTTGTGTTCAAATGAAGTTTTCCTGTACACCTCTGCTGCTGCTATGTGAAGTTCAGCTGGCTCTCACATTGTATAAAGAACCAACTCTTATGGTGGATCCCAGGAACACGATTCTGTCCCTGGTCTGTTTGACTGAGAATTACCAGAGATCTGTTAATGACTTGTAGACAAGGTTTGGGCCTCCTGGAGCAAGTCCCTTCCCTACACACTCTGGGAGCAATGCCCTGGAAGCTGGGAACAGAGACAAGAGCTGGAAAGAGTGGAGGTGTGAAGAGGCAGGAGTGGAGAAAGGGGGGATGGGGTCTTTGGAACCAGGCCCAAAGTGCTGTGGGGGAGTGCATAGCAGGGAACCTCAAAGAGGGAACAAATGCAAGTACAGGGGGCTGAACTTCTGGCAGTGGGAGTAGACATGGGCACTTTTCCACAGTCATCCAGGCTTGTAGAATAGAGATGGGCTGGTTGGGAGAgggatagaaaaagagaaaggaaagctccATAGAGGCTGCTGGGTTAACACGGGCCGTGACATCAatatgaacatcagtatgaaaTTTTTGCAGGGAACCTGCAAAATCATTCCAGAGACTTCAATTCTGTAAGTCAGCTTATTGAGTAATGCGTTTTTATTTTAGCCCTTTCAGGTGGTTCTGCTGCAGGTGACCCAAGGACCACAAGTTGAGAAACACTGGCCTACAAGGTGTCACTTATACAACCCACCCCTTTGGAATCtacttctcttcctgcttccctgCTTCGGCTTTGGACAGCCCTGCAGCTACCTCCTGCTCTTCCTTCTCTGCAGTGGCCTTCTTCACACCCCAGGAGCCCTGCCTAGCCCTTGCTCCACCCATTGCTCCCCAGCTCTTGCTAGCACGGCCTTGTGCCTCATCTCCCTCCCTCACCCCAATACATTCCGTGTTGGTTATTTTACTGACATAGCTTGCTGATAATGCTTAGCCATCTCTCACCTCATCACTAAGGAAACTCTTCCCTCTTGGCACACCTAAAACGTTTAATCCTTTGAAAGTCTTTCCCCAGTTCTCTGCAGGTAGAGTTAATCTCTTTGTTCTACAGGGTCTTGCTGCTCTTTCCTTTACTCCAATTATAACCCTCACTAGATTCCGAACTCCCAGCCTGGCACACTACAAGTAGTCAATATTTACTAAATTACTCACCGAATATGTTCAAGTACTACTAACTTCCCCAGCAACAGATGCTATTTGATTGTGTTAAGAAAACAGCACCAAAAAGTCAGACTGCAATTCTTAGTCTGACAGAATATCAGGACCTTAAAGATAACGGAGAGTGCATCTCTGTTTAGATAAGGTTGGCATGTCAGGGATGGGCAGACTTTTCTGTAAGGGCCAGAGATTTAATATTTCAGGCTTCAAGAGCTATATAATCTCTGTACTCACTACCTAACTTTGCTGTTGTAGgtcaaaagcagccacagacaatacaTAGGCAAATGAGTATGGTCATGGTTCAAAAAAACTTTATTTGGAAacactaaaatttgaattttatgtaatttttccatataattttttttcttcaacaattcaaatgtaaaactcaTTCTCTTAGCTTGTGGTCTGCAGTTTGTCAATCCTGGGCAAACACTGCCAGTTTACCACTATGTCTAGCCCTCCATCCTTCAGCACAAGACTCAGTGTATGAGCTTTGTTTCTAACTGAAATCCCCTCCAAATGAAAACCTTATAAATACAAGCAGAGAAGGGCCTAGAGGTTTTGAGGATAAGAAGTGGGGCCAGAAACTGCACTAGAGCCCAGGGCAGCATGCAGGTAGAGGTACATTTATGCTGCCACCTGGTGACTGGCCAGTCTAAAAGAGATCTTTCTCTCCGGTCTGCCAAGGACCAGAAGAACATTTCCTTCCTGCAGACACACTGTGACCATTGGAGTTTGTGTTCCTAATCACACCAAATAAGGACTTCAGATCAATCAAACCAAACGTTATtgtaaaagaattataaatctcTATAATCATTATCATTTAAGGTGAAAAATTAAGCTTCAAGTCATGGAATTTTGGAGCAGAAAGGCACCTTTAAGATCATTTAGTTTAATTTCCACCACCCTATACTGACCATCCACCCAGCTTTTAGATAAGAATAAAGGTTCAGAAAGAGTCAGTTGTTCAACGTGACAGCAAGTGTTGAAGGCACAGAGGCTGGCTGAGAACCCAGCTTGTCTGACTCCAGCTCAGGGCTCTTTTTGCACCATCACATGGACAGATTTAGCAAAGttctgtgaaatggaaacagAGAAGCACAAAGGCACAGTGGTCAGGAGCAGTGGCTCAGGAGCCAGACCACCagtgttcaaatcccagccctgccacttaATTGCTGTATGCCCTTGTATATTTACTTAACCTTTGTACCTCAATTTCCCCAACTGTAAGATGGGGTCTTTACCTCTTGGGGTTGCTGTGAGTCTGAAATGAGCTAAGAGTGTCTGATCTATAGCAGCCATAACATTTTAGCTACCAGTATAAACTTATCACAAACCTACTGTGTCAGACATTGGGTGCTTTATTTGGTTGGATTTAATCCTTGTAACTATTTTACAAAGTTGAGTGTTATCATCCCCCTTCTATAGATGATGAGCCCAAGGAAGGTCACATGGAGTATGGGTGTGTGCTGGACGCAACGCCCATGATTGCTGCCACCTCTTGTGCAAGTTGACTTTGTAAAAGCAACTGATTTGCCAGCAGCAAGGAGCATTAGATAACAAATAAGTGTGGTAGCATCCTCAGCATGGAGAGGGGTTTTCTGGGGGTGGGTGTGATCGTCCCAGTTCCTGCCTTCAGACTGCTGTGGATGGTGATGAGAGTGGAGGGAGCGGCCAGGACCATCGCCATGGCCATGCCAGAGCTTTGGCCTTGCCAAAGCAAAACTTAGTTTTCCAACAGAGGAATGTTTGTGTACGTTTAAAGCCTTTGATACAGGAAAGAgctgatattccttttatttgtCTTAGGCAGGCAAATACTTAAAGCTTAGTTCTAATGTTCCTGGGGTTTCCCATCTCTGGAAACTTTTCCCCATCCCATGTTCTTAAATCCTTCACAAGACACACAGAAGACAGACTTTCAGATAAACCAGGGCAGGGCATGTGTCCAGGCCATCCCACAGCCCAGCCCATCCTCTCTTAGGGAGCCAGAGGCTGTGGTGGTTGTTGGGTACAAGGTTCCTacagatttataattttaaagtcGTTGCATTGGGTTTGGAGAAGCAGCACCTGGGGGTGGTGGCAGAAAGCAGTGTGGGGAAGTTAACATTAATCACAAATTGGGGCCTGGGCTTCGTCACTGACATGCCTAtgcacttaacctctctgaaccctgAGTTCCTAATTGgtaaaattgggagaaagatcccATACTGTTCACAGTTGTGATGTTCAAATGAGCACACAAGAAAGTGCAAGGAAACTAACTGTAAAGTACTGTAAATATGTTTAAGGGTGATTAAACACAAACTTTGATTTCATTGAAGGAGGATCCTCTTAAAATAACTTTTACGGCCAGCTGCCTGCATTCTTTAAGATTCTGGACATGGGCTTACAATCCCACGTTTTCTGTTTTACGTTTAATTTTCTCTAAATTAGGTCAGTAGGAAATAACATCTGCTTGGTTGCACTGTCCTCATCTCCCACCAGATGGCATTGCTTCCCACTTAGCAATTTCTTTTGGTAAAAGGCTGGATGGGACCACCTTTTAAAACGATTGAATCAGAGCtgcaggagaaaaaaagaaaagcaataaaaaataatcttacCCTCCACCTCACCCCACTGCCTCCTTACCCTAAAATTTCAAGTAGCTACAGGTGACCGACGCCTGCAGGTAACTTCTGAAGGAGGCGTGACTGCGTGGAGGGGGGCATGATTAGCACCAGAACCAGAGAAAAGAGGAAACCTAAAGCTGTGCTACCATACACATGAAAAGTTCAGGCAGTGTTTACCCATGCTCCTATCTAGAGGGCTTACATTTTTCAAGGACATTTAACAGTGAGGTAGATTTCTGAGATGTGGCAAAGAGAAgctatttttgcatctatagggCCCAACAGCTGTGATTTGCAAGCAGTGACAAAATGTTAGACTCATCTTAGGAATGCACACTGTGCAAGCCACTGTGCTGATGGCCTTTGTGGGAATACAAGGCTGCACACAACTGCCTGCCTGCTGCATGGTCAGGTTGTAGGGTCTGAGACTGTGACTGCGAGCTCTGCCTGCAGAGACAATTCCCGGAACAGCAGGTCTCATCCCCTCAAGAACGAAGGTCCGAGGATGCAGTGACTTGTTTAGAGTCAGGGTACCCCATTTCCTTACTTCCTCCCCTACACCTCAAACTCTTTTCTCTGCGTTGAACTATATCACAGCTTGTCTCTATTGGTTTCACTGCCTTAACCTTGGAAAGCTTTTATAATCCGTATGTAGAACTGAAAAAAGGTCTCTTCCAAGTTGAAATGGATGGTGCACATAAGAAGTagatgctactttttttttttttttaatgttttacacTGTGCCACTACACTTTTTGGAACATTCTCAAATTGTTTAGCACTTACATAAAAACTACATATGTATTTGCTTTATGGTGAACTTATTTTGCTTTGAGGTGCAATCATCAGTACTGCACAACTCAGCCCATGTGTATGGAGACCCTAGCTACCATTAACTGGTAAGCTCTCCAACTAGATTTAATCTTTGAGGGCAAGAAATAGTCTATGTCTTTGATTAGTGGATAGAGATGAACATACAGATCTTAATCTAATGAAGAACTACGTTGGCTAGGTGTCTCATCACCCAGAAGAACCATCTCCTTTCATTTCTAACCAACTTCTCATGCACATTTTTCTTGTCTCTTGAAACAGTATGACACTTATTCTGTTGATAAAAATTGAATTCAATTAATATGAGTGCCTTCTAAATGCTATGTTGGACCCTTCCCCTATATTATTTCTCATAGCCATAATTTAAAACTAACAGTATCATTTCATGTCTAGGGAAAATGAAGCTCAGAGGTCCAGGGATCCTTCTACttgtttctcccattcttttctaGATTGGCACCTCCAGTCATTTTTTCCCACTTAGCAAAAGCCTAGTTTAGGACCTCACTGCCTCACCCCAGATTATTTCAATCTCCTGAACAGTCTCTGGATGTTGAGGTTTTCTTTCCTCAGCCATACAACGATTTTCTTAAATACCCTAGTAGCATGGTTTTCCTCTATTTAAAACTTgataacttttcatttttcactcaAATAACTCCAGAATCTTCTTTCTGACCCTATTTTAACCTATTGAACTTGACTCTAAAATGTTCCCTCTACTACATCTGTATTTGCTTGTCCCTCTCCCCCTGCACACAAACTATTATGTCTTCTCCAGTGCCTTTCCTTACACACATTTCCTGCCTTGAATGCATCCCCTCCCCGTCTGGGACCCTCAAACCCTACGAGGATGTGAGGTTGTTCTCCAGTCTCACTGCTTCCTCTGAGCTCTGCATAAGCCTGCCCAACCCTCCCTTGCCTTCCTCCCTGCTTAGACTTCCCTCACACTAGGAGGTTGTCAGTGGAGCCCATAAGGATGTGGATTGAGGGGACCTTGTACACTGCacaacccagaaattccactcctagctaTTACATATCCTAGAGAACTCTTGCACACACAAACCAGGAGACTGGTATAATTAGCAGCCCTGTTTAtaataacaaaagcaaacaacccaaatgtcctttgacagaataatggaaatatatatttccCTCACACAATGAAATATGATAAAGTAGTGAAAATGAATAAACTGTAGGAACTTAATATCAGGACCACCAAACCAAATGAGTAGAGCAAGTCACAGATGACTAGGCACAGTATGATACCATTTGTATAAAGctcaagaaaaccaaaaatgaaGTGTATATTTTTAGGGCTACgtaataggagaaaaaaaaaagcaactgtaAAATTTAGGGGAGTGGTTGCCTTGGTACGGTAGGGGAAGGAAAGATGTTGAGTAAATAGGTAAGGAGCACAGGTATTGGAGATGTTTCAGTTCATTTGGAAGGTGGGTCCATAACTTAGATATGCTTCATTAGGGAAACACTGGTACACTGCAGACACTTAGGGACACTATAATTACCTCAAACCCACTGGCCAACTGGATACAGAGGGAATATTCATTAGCTGGCTCCAGACAAGAATCCAATGCCCTGAGAATGAGTCCTTCTAAGTGTCCATTTCCAGGATGATGGCGTGGGCACCCTCAAAGAGCCTGGGCAAACACCACACTGGTCACCCCATCACCAGAGACTGTGACCCTTCCCTGGATGCTTCCACAGGACCTCTCATAGGCTCTTATAAATGACCTGAAACTGGAGTGTAGAGGacagaatcaatgaaataaaaccttttataTTGTATGAGACAGCTGACTGGCTGACAAAATAACAAATGTGAGAGTCAATCAGGCCTCTTACATCCCTGGGAGGGCCTCCACCAGAAACCTAAGCTCCTTACTGGCAGGTCTGTGCCTATAACCAGTGTGCCTCAGGCACACAGCGCATCCAACACAAAATCAGTCTCCATTCTTTTGAGGTCACACAGATGACCTATATGTAGTAATGGTTAATTGGGGAAAAAAACTAACATCCAGTTGGTAGATTAACTTTGGGATTCCCTGCCCATTAGCACATTAGCAGGGATATGGGTCGGTACCTttacaaaaaaacacaaatcaaCATGCACAATGTCCTATCCTTCACTTTTACAAAATTCGCAGTGAAGCACAACTCTTaagctgtttttcattttttttattgctgttaaTTCAAGGAAAAAAGGTTGCATAAAATCCAATCTGTTCTAGAAATATAAGTGGCCTTTCCAGTACATAACATTTCAAATATCAAAGTATATGGTAAACATACAAATAAGGAGAAGGTAACATACCTCCTATGTACAGTACAgtattttaaatcataaaataagCTCCATAAAGTACAACTGGCAAGTGATTCACAACGCGTCCATACGTGGCTTATCAAAACTCTCACTTGAACAACTCAACTGCAGCTTAGCAATTAATTTAATGTGGTCCAAAAATACccagatcaaataaaatatatttaatcaaaataatttcctttactcaaactttttttttaattaaagctttCATCTACCCCTTCAACACCCACCCCTCTTTTCCCTTCCCCATACCTCTCACCTCTAAAAGAAAGTTTCAAAATGTACATTGGtgctataaatataaatgctaccTATGAAGCATTAAATTAAgcttttttcttcaagtttttctccttttgtctaGCAGTCTGTCAGGCTTCCAACCCAAGACCAGATAATTAAGTTCCTCTGCTGCATACCAGCACTACTCCACCAGACAAAAACCTTTCATTTCTGCTCTGTACTGaggaatgggaaaacaaaagtacctccccccaccccccccgcaCAAACCCTTAAACTTATGACCATACAGTGGTAGTTGTTCACTGCTGTTGAATGCAGCAGTCACCAAAAAATACACTCAATCTTCCAGATAACTTCAGTGCACTTTAGGAAATCAAAAATCACCTGGAAGCAATTTAGTACATAGATTggctttaaaaaacttttttttttttaacagcagcatTAAACTTAGTGACATGACACTGACATGATTAATACCATCTGAACCACTCAATTCAGTCTTTCACATTATAATCAAGCCTAGTGGTAAACTGTTATAAAAGTGACTTTGCTACGAGACACAGGTTAGGGAACAAATACCTGACTTTTTGTAGGAACCCAAGCTTTTGTTCTGATTGAAATAAACCATATACATTTTGAACACAACATAACACTGTAACAGTTGATACAGGAGAAGAAAAATCTTTACTCAAGTAGTGTCTCTTTCACTGTGACACAGTAGTAGACCACAAGAAGTAAAATTGGCCGTTGACTTTCATTACAAGCACAAACACACAGGAGAACAACAGTCACACCAGTTTGTTCACTTTGTGTCTCTCTGAAGCAACAGGCTAAAAAGGTCTGATGGAAGTAAAAAATTTGGTTTGTGTTTAAGAAAAAGCTTTCTGTCCATTTCATACATATAGTTTTATCAGTTTCATatgattttacttcttcctctctcttccacttattttaatttttatttggacAACAAGCGctgcatatatgtatttatatgatgctgtttattacatatatacacactatTTGGGGAATCTGATTTCTCCCTTAAGATTAAGGTGAAAACATTTTATCCTTAGTTTATATGCAGAGCAGTTTACAATGTATGGACAAGGACACTGTCAGTTACTCCACAGGCCAGTGAGGAAAatgagggggggaggggggagaaatGTGGTACTGTGGGGTGAAAGTGAGAAAAGCTGGGGAAGAagcaaagtttctttttttcaaatccaTATGACCATCATCagtgttgttaaaaaaaaaaaaaaaaggtcaaatacACAGTTTTAAAGATTCAGTAAACATTGCACACAGCAAGTATTCAGTGTAACCAAAAAAAAACGAAACACACACATGAACATTTTCTGTTTGATAGTTTGGACGTTTAAATTACATGTATCATACATACAAGCCTGTTACGGAACCAGGAGACCAGAGGCTCAAAAGCAATgcattcttcttttgttttggaCACTGGGACAAGAGAAATGAATAGTCCCAACTGCATAGAAATCTAGGAAatgtaaagacaaaaaaaaaacaaacaacaaaatacctttcctttcctcccctccaCACCCCACCATAACTTCCCCACACTTCAGTGTGTTAAGGAGGCTTTACTTGTTTCAGTCTGCAGAATCCAACGTATCATtagaaggggggaggggaggtgcgTATCTCAGTCTGTAAGTGCCTAAAACGGGAAAGACAGAACTGCTAAGTCACTGCTTACAGTTAAATGTATCACAAACCACTACAAGATATCAAATGGGCATGCTCTTCAGAAGGCACCTTCCTCAGCACTTTAGTACTATTacaaaatggtaaataaaattactttaaaaaggcAATTATGAAGTTTGTGCTTTAAGTTCAACCTAAAGCTATCAAACTTGATCTTCCTTTAAATATGCCAAGTAAAGAGACTCTTGATTCAAGACTTCTTTTTCTGGGTAGGATTTGCCAAAATGACAAAAGACAAATGCGAGTGAAAGGGAACAGTTTGTGGTTACCACTGAATTTGGTATCTTACTCATACTATTAAGAGCACTTTCTTATTCTTTCTGATGGTAAGAATATTAAATTTAGTTCAAATTCCCTTACTCCCAAACCAGTGCTTAAATACTGTTCctgcaaaatggaaaagaatcttggatcttttttgaaatatctgctgggaaagaaaggaggggataCACATGAGGCCAGCTAATTATGCATAGTTATACTAAACAGTCTCCAAAAACCTTACACACTGGCTGACTAGATTACTTCCTAGTTTTTCAGTGTTTAAAAATTTTGCTTACTATATGAAACAGGattgtagctttttaaaaagtgccgCGAGCAAGAGATTTGACATTATAGAATGCAAATTTCCATTATATTCTTTGAAAGTGCctttatagtttattttttatctggaaATCGACTTTCCCCGAACTTCCTTGTGCTTTGTGTGACCTGGGACTATACTAGGTTTTTAAGCTTGCATTTTGTGATCTGTCACTGAAAGCACAACACACATAAGTGAACACACAGACGATCTTTCTGCTACAACAGAGTCCCCATGATCAATAAGGGAAAGAGAAACGGGTCAGCTCAAAAGCAAGTCCTCTGGGAGCTATCAGGATTACCTTGCTGGTTGGCCTCCATGGACGACTGCTTACAGTCCTGTGCATAGTGCCCGCTCACACCACAATTGTAACATGAAACATTCCCATTCTTCTTGGGCCCCGGACCATTGGCGTTGGCAACTACATTAGGTGCTGGATATACAGGATAAAATCTCCCAAATCCTGCCATCTGCTGCATGCCATAATTGGCTTGGCTCCCCATGACTGGGTCGTGCATCAGTCCATTTGCATATGGAGTCTgaggcagaaaaaaaggaagttgGTTTCCATTGCTCTGATGTGCTTGGTTGAGGTAGCTGCCATTGCAAATGGACGGCAGAGTAAAGAATGACGGGACTCGGTACACTGGTCCGGGCATTGGATTAGGGTAATAGTAACTGTTTAGCTGAAGGTTTCCATTGGTCCCACAGCTGCACCTTCGCCCACAAGAACCACACGGACCTGAGCCCATCTGCTGGGGTGGCAATATTGTTCCATTAGCGTTTGTATTTCCCACAGCACTGATGTAAGATGTGCTGTCACTCTGTGCAGTACTGTGTGTCAATGCAGGGCTcgggcagggggcagggcctggggtgtGGGTAGGAACTGCAGGAGGAACGGTAGCCTGGACCTGACTGATGCCTGCACTCGTTGACTGAGTGGAAGTGGCCGCTGTGTTTAGCACGTTGGAATTCTGGTTGGGTAATGCACTGGCAGCAAGGGGAGAGCCTGGTAAAGTGTAGGAAGCTGGTGGCTGTGCAGCTGAGAGGCCAGCTGCTGGAAGAACTACCTTCACATTGGTAGGCTGAGGGATTGTCCCTGTGTTTCCCTCCATTTGAGGCACCATTTGATTTAGTCCTACCACTTGGGATGCAGATTTTGTGATGGGGTCCGTGGTAGCAGCGGGAGATCCTGGAAAACTACCTGGGTTGTGGACAGGAATAAAGGCAGTGTTTGGTGATCCGATGTTCAGACTCCCGGCTGGTTGCTGGGGGACATTAACTGTGCAACTCTCAGAAGATCCTTGTGGTGGTGCTAACTTCAGCCTCTGAATTGTTAGATGCAAAGCAGGGGTGCCACTATGGGGAAGGAAAGTTGACGGAATCGGTAAAGGGGAAGCCAGTAATTCAAGATGCTTTTCAGATTCACCAGTAGAAGCTGCTGGCGCTAGTATTCCAACAGGGGTTGAATTTGTGGATTCCCTTATTGCAGAAAATGCAACAGGACTAGGAACAATCATCCCTATTGTTTTGCCATCAGCAGATTTGGGTGGAGGAACAACAACTTCAGACTTCTGGGTACCATTGTGCATGACACAGTGTAAAGTTGGCATAAAAGAAATATGTTGATACTTGGGCGAGTTTAAGGGATCTTCTAAAAGGCTTCTGTTCTCATTTCCTAATGAAGCAATCTGAACAGGTGGCTTGACAGTGACAGTCTGATTGACAGAACCATAACCTGTAAACATGGTTGTAGATGGATTCCCAGAGTCCTCAGAATTGCTGTCTGTATCTAagcaaaacaaatataaattgaTATTAACAGAAGTTAATTCCCATCTTtctttctagaaataaattttaagtctATCAAAATTAACTCTGAAGTTTGGAACTGGGATCCATGTGTTCCTCCATTAAGCTATGTGCCTGTCCAATCTGACCTTTAATTTTTGGCTTTCTATAGATCACCATATAGCCAtgctttatttgaaaatatatgggaagataaaaacaaaacacattaaaagGTTAACTGGAGAATGAATGAAGAACAGTATAAAACATAATGATTTATTTACCACCACCTTATCACTGGGAAATGCATTAGATACCATTAGATTTAATCAATTTTAGGCAAGCCACCTGAATTATACTCTGCAGTGCCAAACCCAGGTTCCTTATATGTCTCAGATAAATGATAC
The sequence above is a segment of the Tamandua tetradactyla isolate mTamTet1 chromosome 18, mTamTet1.pri, whole genome shotgun sequence genome. Coding sequences within it:
- the ZCCHC2 gene encoding zinc finger CCHC domain-containing protein 2 isoform X2, with protein sequence MMGFGTVLALGVSWALGAENSQALEELVYSLQSSPDQCRPILAGWSSALFTRFKALSYCSVRCPKVTAHGSGSSNFGTMTWNQQHKCNDSAHGDYMQSNETSLIEQAPVPQDGPTVTPHRAQREAVHIEKIMLKGVQRKRADKYWEYTFKVNWSDLSVTTVTKTHQELQEFLLKLPKELSSETFDKTILRALNQGSLKREERRHPDLEPILRQLFSTSSQAFLQSQKVHSFFQSISSESLHSLNNLQSSLKTSKILEHLKEDSSEASSQEEDVLQHTIIHKKHTGKSTIMNTIGTSCSPLDGLTLQYSEQNGIVDWRKQGCTTIQHPEHCVTLADQHSAEKWSLSSINKKKGKPQIEKEKIKKTDNRLNSRINGIRLSGAQHAHGGAVKDVNLDIGSGHDTCGETSSESYSSPSSPLHDGRESFESEEEKDRDTDSNSEDSGNPSTTMFTGYGSVNQTVTVKPPVQIASLGNENRSLLEDPLNSPKYQHISFMPTLHCVMHNGTQKSEVVVPPPKSADGKTIGMIVPSPVAFSAIRESTNSTPVGILAPAASTGESEKHLELLASPLPIPSTFLPHSGTPALHLTIQRLKLAPPQGSSESCTVNVPQQPAGSLNIGSPNTAFIPVHNPGSFPGSPAATTDPITKSASQVVGLNQMVPQMEGNTGTIPQPTNVKVVLPAAGLSAAQPPASYTLPGSPLAASALPNQNSNVLNTAATSTQSTSAGISQVQATVPPAVPTHTPGPAPCPSPALTHSTAQSDSTSYISAVGNTNANGTILPPQQMGSGPCGSCGRRCSCGTNGNLQLNSYYYPNPMPGPVYRVPSFFTLPSICNGSYLNQAHQSNGNQLPFFLPQTPYANGLMHDPVMGSQANYGMQQMAGFGRFYPVYPAPNVVANANGPGPKKNGNVSCYNCGVSGHYAQDCKQSSMEANQQGTYRLRYAPPLPPSNDTLDSAD